TTAAGTATCGTTCTATTGTAATATGATTTCCATCAACAATATATAATCCCCAAATATATCCCGTCTTTTTGTCATTAATGTAACTTTTCGAAAAAGTTTCATCAATATTCTTAAAACCGTCTTTGATATCAGGGTTCCCGCCTTGATAGACTATTCCGTTTTTATACAGGAAAATGACATCAAAAAAAACGCTATCTAATTTTGAATAATAATACCCATTTAATAAAAGTCTTTCACTATCATTTTCTTTCAGTTGCAATGTCGGCAGTTGCCGACGAACAGAACAGGAAACTATTAAAAAGAAAAATATATAAAAATAAATTGTTCTTACCATACCGTAAATGGATTAAGTGTGCGATTCAAGTAATTTATTGATAAATTAAAATGATTTAAACAATACTCATCAATACAAGCCTCAGCATATCTGAATTCAAAAGTATTTTGTCAGGTATAGTATCAAAGCCCACATTCTCCTCAACTTCTGAAAAACCTATTCGATGAAGTTCAAATTCAAAAACGTATAATTTTTTATCATTCCAAACATCTAACATTATTGAATCAGATAATTTTTTTTTTATACTCATATTACAAAACCACCCGAAGTAAATACGAAAGCTTCTCTAACAGCGTTGGGTGTTGCATCATTAATTTCAATCAATGTATCACTATTTTATCTCTGATACTACATCCGAAAAATCTTTCCACTCCAAATGCGAATAAAAATCCCTGACCACACCTATTTTACTGAAAACAGAGTTAAAACATCCTTCATTTAATACCGCTTGGAGAGCTGCATAAATTTCCCGACGAGAGAGCTCTTTTACAATAAGCATATCTGTAGACCAAAAATAAATTTCACGATTTTTCTCCATCAGTTTATCGATATTAGTCAACGTAAACAATGTTCCAAAATAAACCTCATCATTCTCTAAAATAATGTTGACATCAAGGTTATCATCATATACATCGATAACTTGATAAGGAGCTGGAAATCGAACTTTAAATTTCATAACCTTAAGTATAGTTCTTATTTTTTTTTCAACAATTCGGCCCTTGCATTCCTAAAAGGAGAATGCTCAACAAAATTTTATGATCAATTTTTTCAATGCTAAATTTCGCGTTATGGCGATCCATCTTGAAAAAGTCCAAATCTGTTAGCAGATATACACCTTCATTCAAATTTTCAGGAGACGGAAACCACTCATAAGAATAGACATCCCTGCCCTTACAAACAAAAATAAATCGGGCACCAACATCTGTATAGCTCCTCAATTCAAAACCTAAAATTTCATTTATTTCATCTAAAGAATACTTTCCACTAAAATAATAGACGGTGTCCCAATTAAAATCAAAGGCTTTATCCATATCCAGAACGCATCCATTATTTGTCTTACATTGCTGAAATTCTCGCATTACCGTATTATCAAATTTAGGATCTTGGTAACAACCCAGCATAAGAAAGACCAACATAAATACATAATATTGGAACTTTTGTTTGATCATCCCAACATACTCCTGATCGCAAGCCCATTCGTTCTTACTCATATTTTACGTCGACTTCATAATACATGGATGGTGGACTTGGTGTTTTTTTTATGGCCTTATATTTATGTTTATCCAAAAATGCTGAATTTCCGGATAAATAGATCCGGTCGATCTTCTCAAAATAATTGTAATAGTCAATCAGCGATCTGATTTTATCCCCTAAATCCTTATCCCGAAACTTAACGATGCCGTTTTCGCTTTTATAAAAAAAATCGTTATCATTATTAATCAATAAGATATCGTCTTTAGAAGTAATCAGGTAAATTTTATAGTCTCCATAAGGGTACATTTTATTGTCTTCGCGGTTAACAGTATCTCCCTGAGTTCGATATTCATTTACTATCGTTTTATACAACTTGTTCCATTCGACACTATCTAACAGTTTATCATGGGCCTTTGCAACAGCATCGTAATCAAATATATTTTGTTGAAATGTTGAAAAGCTAAATTTGTCATCTTGGATAAGTCCATCTTCAAAGATAACTTTAATATAAGGACTGTCTGTCGTAAATGCGCGGTCCATCTTTTGATTTTCAACAACAGGTCCATTGCAGCTTGATATAAGCAACAGGCAACTTATCATGCTGGCGAACAACCAATGTAGAATCTGTTTCGTTTTTTTCATTTCTGATTGCCCATTTTTAAACATATTTTCATAATGCTATGTTACGGAAGTTTATTTCTTACGATGTTTATTGTCCTAACTTTCCATAATTATGCTTGGATTAATGCCTTTCCAAATTCCATCCAATCGGTTTATCTTCCAGATCTGTGATGTCAAGCCCATTGATTAATGTAAAAAGTGGCTCTTCAGGAAAATTATTTATACGCAATAGAATGAGCTTGTCGTATTCTTCATTGTAATAGTAATACCCAATTTCTGGATGTTTTTTCCAAAAAATAGTTGACGAAATTAATTCTTCATTGTTCATAAGACCTTTATTTAGTAAACCTTGGTCATCGCGTTACCGGTATGTTTGTACCGCAATCCCAGATTATCCAATACCCTATTTTTGAAGTTTCCTATAGCAATTTTTCTATCACGGATCTCCGCTTTATTTTCAGGTTTGTTGTTAACAAGTATTCTTTCTCCCGATTGTTTATTTTCCACAGAAAGAAGCAATAATTCGGTTGGAGAATCCGCTGGAACCGGAATTAATACCCAGTAGATATCATTATTTTTCTCATCATTGACATAACCTTTGTAAAAATACGGACTGTTCACACTAATTTTAAATAATGAATCCTGGAGAGTCATGTTATTATAAGCCATAGTCTCTCAAGCGAATCAGAGAATCGTAAGATCTAGCATAATGCAATGAATCATAGTTTTCAATTTGTTTTTCGTCCATATATAGAAATGGCTTCAGTTCTTAAATTATTTAATAAAATTATTTGTACTATCCGGCTTTATTGATAATGGTCTAAAATTGAACGTATCTCGCCTTGCTTCAAGCTTACCCGTTTTGATGTATTTTCGTGAAGTTATGATAAATTGTCCTTCATTTACTACGTATCCTTCATCAACATAAGTTTGATAGGATTCACCAAAAGCAGGTACTTTATAACGTTCAATTATGATATGATTTTGATTTATAGTATAGATGCTCCATATATATGGGATTTTTCTATCATATGAATTATTGAAGTTATCTGTTGCTAAAAAATTGCTATCAACACTATTTATACCAGCACTTACTTCTGAACTGCCCCCGTCGAGGACAATACCATTTTGGTAAAGAACTATCGAATTATAAAGATTATTATCTTTTTTAACATAAAAATAGCCACTAAGCTTTATTTTTCCACTCGTGTTATTTTTCAAAATCAATGTTGGCGCTTGTCGATAAACAGAACATCCCACTGCTAGGAAAACACTACCTATTAATAAATACTTTACCATACCGTAAAAGGATTAAGTGTGCATTTCAGTTAATTTATCAATAAATTTCGAGCTTTAGAAACGCTACTTACCAGTTGCGCTCTTACAAGGTAGGCAACTCCTTTATTCCATTTTGACTACCATCTACAAGATGTATCTCTTGTCTTCGTTTGATGCCAAATCTCGTTCCACTTGCAATACTTTCCTGAGTAGACAGTTAGACCCCAATAAACACTTTCATAATTGAAAAATTCTAGGTAATTTAAACTGCATATATCGGTAAGCAGGAACAAGCGCTAGAAACATGAAAAACTTCGAAAGAATCGGAAACGAATACAAAATGAAACCCCAGCTAGGAACCTATGTGCCGTTGATCGGCATTTTTTCCATTATAATGATAGTGGGATTCGTAAAACTTCCCGAATCCTCTTTTAAATGGTGGATGCTCGGTATTTTGGTCATCCTAATAATTTCCCTGCTGCGATCATACTTTATCATCGATATGGACAAAAGGGAAATGCGTGTACGTAAAGGTCTTGTAGGAAAGGAAGTAACTGTGCCGCTCGATCGCCTAGAGGGGTTTACCATCCACAAACTCAAACAATACGGTCTCATTACTATCAATGTGTCCCTCATAGCACGTTATCTCCACGAGAATGGTAAAGAAAAAAGGGTACAGCTTGCACAGAGTTACTTTACAAAGCCCATTCAGCGGATCTGTAATGAGATCGACGAAATTATCGGGGCGGGTGACGGCCGGTAATATTCAAGATCGCTGCCATCACATCATCCCTTAAATTTCGGGCGATCGGAATTTTATATTCCCCCACGTGTAACTGATTCCCTTCTATGATTGCTATTTTACTCTTATTGACCAGGTAGGATCGGTGGCAAGCAATAAAGTGCTGTGCTGGCAGCATGCTTATCATTTGCTGTAGGCTGCAATAGGTCACTTCACGTGTACCTGAGGTATGCACAACCACGTAGTTACCCATACTCTGTACAAACAAGATATCCTGAATAAAAATCTTTTTTAATTGTTTGTCCACCTTCAGAAAGATATGCGCCTCCTGTGGATTTGCCAACACCCCTGCCGAAGGAGCAGTGTTGCAGAGTACATCGAATGCCCGATTGGCCGCCTTAAAGAAGCGTTCAAAAGGTACAGGCTTTAACAGATAATCGACTACTTCCAATTCGTACCCGCGCAAAGCATACTTTTCGTAGGCCGACACCACGATAATCTTCGGCGGATTGCTTAAGCTCGCTATATAATCCAAACCCGAAATCTCGGGCATCTCAATATCAAGAAAGATCAGATCAAGGGGATGCAAACGCAGATATTGGCTCAATTCAATCGCATCTTCGCATTCCACAACGAGCTTCAAAAAATCTATTTTTGCTATATAAGATGCAATTCCCTTACGCGCAAAAGGCTCGTCGTCTAAGATAGCACATTTGATTTCCATCATCATCACTTATAAATCTAGTATTAATTCTGCCAAAAAACACGTTCCATCGGCACGCGTTTGTAAGGTATGCCGCTGCGGATAGCGCAGTGCCAACCTCTTTTTCAGATTGGAAAGTCCAGCCCCCGACTCCGTTCGCTCAGTCCGCGGAATTGCTGACGCATCGGCAGCTGCCCCAGACAAACTGTTTGAAATACTGAAATAGATTTTAGTTCCTTCACGCTTGAGGCAAATCGCAATCTCGTATGCTCCTCGCACATATTTAAAGGCATTCTCTATTAAAGGCTGAAATAGTAGAGGATAGATACGGACACCTGTCCAATCCTTTTCAATGTCGGTATGCACATGCAATCTTGCCGTCAGCCGCTGCTGCTGAAACGCTATATACGATGTCAGAAATGCAAGTTCCTGCTCCATGGAGACCTCCTCATCCATCGTGTAAATCTGGTAGCGCAACAGTTCCGAAAGCTGCTCAACACTTTTTTTTGCTGTTGTATTGGATTCGTCAATCTGAAAATAAACGGTATTGAGTGCATTGAACAGGAAATGCGGATGATATTGACTTTTCAGCAACTGCAATTCGGTATCTAACTTATCCGCTTTGATCTGTTCAACGTAGATGCGATTTTCGGCCATATTCCTGTCGCTGCGCTCGTTCCGCAGAAACATATAGTACAGCAGAAAGAGCGGCACATAAATCGCATTGACCAAGATATAATCAATATAACCGTCACCCATATATACCCAACCGAGGCGCTCCGACACATATACGGTTGGATTCAATAGACCCATTATCTGTACGACGGCAACCATATACTCTACCGCTACATTGGTTTTAACGGTAGGCTTCGCAGCAAATATTCTGCCCAGCCGCCGCCGCCACAGGAAGGTGATCACATAACAAAAAATCACCGAGATGAGCAGCCCGACCGAATGGATCTTAACACCGCCAGACCAAAACTCATTTTTCTTCGTTAAATCCGTCACCACACGAAGAATATTGAAAGAAGCGATTCCCCAAAGCGCCGGGCCTAGATAAGGTATGGGATTTACACTTAGTTTTGCAATGCTCGCTCTCATGATATCAATAATTAATCCGGTTACCTTCTTCTAAACGGTCGTTGCCAGGCACGCTCTTTAGATTATCTTTCTTTCCGCGGTGTAATCGGTAGGAAAGATTGATCCCCACGGATCTGCTATCGTACAACTCCCGGTATTTGCCTTCCATAGCGTCACTGCTAAAGGTTATTTGAGGCCTGTTTGTTCGGAAAAGGTCATTGCCATAAATATACAAAGTTAATTTATCTTGCAAGAAGGTTTTGCGTACTCCGGTAT
The genomic region above belongs to Sphingobacterium zeae and contains:
- a CDS encoding LytR/AlgR family response regulator transcription factor, which produces MMMEIKCAILDDEPFARKGIASYIAKIDFLKLVVECEDAIELSQYLRLHPLDLIFLDIEMPEISGLDYIASLSNPPKIIVVSAYEKYALRGYELEVVDYLLKPVPFERFFKAANRAFDVLCNTAPSAGVLANPQEAHIFLKVDKQLKKIFIQDILFVQSMGNYVVVHTSGTREVTYCSLQQMISMLPAQHFIACHRSYLVNKSKIAIIEGNQLHVGEYKIPIARNLRDDVMAAILNITGRHPPR
- a CDS encoding sensor histidine kinase; this encodes MRASIAKLSVNPIPYLGPALWGIASFNILRVVTDLTKKNEFWSGGVKIHSVGLLISVIFCYVITFLWRRRLGRIFAAKPTVKTNVAVEYMVAVVQIMGLLNPTVYVSERLGWVYMGDGYIDYILVNAIYVPLFLLYYMFLRNERSDRNMAENRIYVEQIKADKLDTELQLLKSQYHPHFLFNALNTVYFQIDESNTTAKKSVEQLSELLRYQIYTMDEEVSMEQELAFLTSYIAFQQQRLTARLHVHTDIEKDWTGVRIYPLLFQPLIENAFKYVRGAYEIAICLKREGTKIYFSISNSLSGAAADASAIPRTERTESGAGLSNLKKRLALRYPQRHTLQTRADGTCFLAELILDL